Proteins found in one Oncorhynchus gorbuscha isolate QuinsamMale2020 ecotype Even-year linkage group LG15, OgorEven_v1.0, whole genome shotgun sequence genomic segment:
- the trmt1l gene encoding TRMT1-like protein, with protein MAELKEADAEQLHQEDVDIKGGGVSDTLVPEERQPAEDDASSASSTVGKTEALAGDNDAKPSTTISDRHISIQTKLEGLEVLTDLNGAGRKACPLCPEEKFKACYSHKLRRHLQNLHWKVYVEFEGQKMCICHLPCRQLRPSPSPNGDQAPGRLVAHYHCVVCSVTIARKTDMISHLKRHVNKGETEASYSGSSDVPFEEPAPSGQAYEIMKELGTNVQLMPNHTTPQKTDTYFNRKMKTNRQLVFCSLAVLAEERNPLESLDAFGATGIMGLQWAKHLRNAVKVTITDINEVCVKMIRENCNLNHIRVEGSRGSSRVPDGGAGDVDGVPIATVEVAKMDANVIMHLRSFDYIHLDPFGTAVNYLDSAFRNIRNLGIISVTSTDTGSLYSKSLNVTMRHYGSNIVRTEYYKELAARMVLATVARAAARCNKGIEVLLAVAVEHFVLVVVRVLRGPTQADESAKRIRQLIHCQWCEERVFLKQGSMVEENLYRQLPCNCHGSMPGKTAVELGPLWSGPLFNSGFLRRMLFAAVQHSMEDIQPLVKTLICESECTTLKSSVHGPTALINQVECGVVIKVQKVEESGTADHSGKRKTGDEPGNVVKKLKSEGSLEHPAFYYGIHRHSIRGMNMPKLNRFLQYLTEAGFRVSRTHFDPTGVRTDATLDQFKSVLTKYSVPTYTNTTTTQNPEETVRAME; from the exons GTGGTGGAGTCTCAGACACACTGGTCCCAGAAGAGAGACAGCCTGCTGAGGATGATGCATCTTCAGCCAGTAGTACTGTGGGCAAGACTGAGGCACTGGCAGGGGACAATGATGCCAAACCATCAACCACAATCAGTG ATAGACACATCTCTATCCAGACCAAACTAGAGGGCCTGGAGGTGTTGACCGACCTAAACGGAG CTGGGAGGAAGGCGTGTCCACTATGCCCCGAGGAGAAGTTTAAGGCCTGCTACAGCCACAAGCTACGACGCCACCTCCAGAACCTCCACTGGAAGGTCTATGTGGAGTTTGAAG GTCAGAAGATGTGCATCTGTCACCTGCCCTGCAGACAGCTGaggcccagccccagccccaatgGAGACCAG GCTCCAGGCAGGCTGGTGGCACATTACCACTGTGTAGTGTGTTCAGTCACCATCGCCCGCAAGACAGACATGATCAGTCACCTGAAACGCCACGTCAACAAGGGAGAGACTGAGGCCAGCTACTCAGGCAGCTCTGATGTGCCCTTTGAAGAGCCAG CTCCGTCTGGACAGGCCTATGAGATAATGAAAGAGCTGGGGACCAATGTTCAGCTCATGCCCAACCATACGACCCCACAGAAGACTGACACCTACTTCAACCGCAAGATGAAGACCAACAG gcaGCTAGTATTCTGTTCCCTGGCGGTCCTGGCTGAGGAGAGGAACCCCTTGGAGAGTCTGGATGCGTTTGGAGCCACAGGCATTATGGGACTCCAGTGGGCCAAGCACCTGCGGAACGCCGTCAAGGTGACCATAACCGACATCAATGAAGTGTGTGTCAAGATGATCCGCGAGAACTGCAACCTCAACCACATCCGGGTGGAGGGGTCGCGGGGGTCATCCCGGGTCCCTGACGGGGGGGCGGGGGATGTGGACGGGGTGCCCATCGCTACCGTGGAGGTCGCCAAGATGGATGCCAACGTTATCATGCACCTGAGGTCTTTTGACTACAT ACACCTGGACCCGTTCGGCACGGCTGTCAATTATCTGGACTCTGCTTTCCGGAACATCCGGAACCTGGGCATCATCTCTGTGACGTCCACGGACACGGGCTCCCTCTACTCTAAGTCCCTGAACGTCACAATGCGCCACTATGGCTCGAATATAGTCCGCACAGAGTACTACAAGGAGCTGGCTGCACGCATGGTGCTGGCCACTGTAGCCAG GGCGGCGGCACGCTGTAATAAGGGCATAGAAGTGTTGCTGGCGGTGGCTGTGGAACACTTTGTCCTGGTGGTCGTCAGAGTCCTCAGGGGTCCCACCCAGGCCGACGAGTCAGCCAAGAGGATCAGACAGCTCATCCACTGCCAGTGGTGTGAGGAGAGGGTGTTCCTCAAACAGGGGAGCATGGTGGAGG AAAACCTGTACAGACAACTGCCCTGCAACTGTCATGGAAGCATGCCTGGCAAGACAGCGGTGGAGCTGGGACCACTATG GTCTGGTCCTCTGTTTAACTCCGGGTTCCTGAGGAGGATGTTGTTTGCAGCGGTGCAGCACAGTATGGAGGATATTCAGCCGCTGGTCAAGACTCTGATCTGTGAGTCAGAGTGCACAACCCTCAAGTCCTCTGTTCACGGGCCCACTGCACTCATCAACCAAG TGGAATGTGGTGTAGTCATCAAGGTACAGAAGGTGGAGGAGTCGGGCACCGCTGACCACTCAG ggaagagaaagacaggagatgAGCCAGGTAATGTGGTGAAGAAGCTGAAATCAGAAGGGTCTCTGGAGCACCCAGCGTTCTACTATGGTATTCACCGCCACAGCATCAGAGGCATGAACATGCCCAA gttGAATAGGTTCCTGCAGTACTTGACGGAGGCGGGCTTCAGAGTGAGCCGTACCCACTTTGACCCAACAGGGGTGCGGACCGACGCCACGCTGGACCAGTTCAAGTCGGTGCTCACCAAATACAGCGTGCCCACCTACACCAACACCACGACAACCCAAAACCCAGAGGAGACGGTACGGGCTATGGAGTGA